The following proteins are encoded in a genomic region of Pyrus communis chromosome 11, drPyrComm1.1, whole genome shotgun sequence:
- the LOC137708099 gene encoding G-type lectin S-receptor-like serine/threonine-protein kinase At4g03230, translated as MVIQSKIRKLIIISWSANHMFFCMFFLYSFLLCTCFLCCIAKDTMTIGSLISDDQGDTIVSSREKFELGFFTPNGSSQSRRYVGIWYYGSNPKTVVWVANRDKPLSDAHGVFGIAEDGNLKVLDGGGKMYWSTSLERSSSDRAAKLMDSGNLVVVSNEDQGRILWQSFENPTDTFLPGMKMNENLVLTSWTSNVDPATGNFTFQQDKEGTNQFVIWKRSVRYWKSEVSGNFISSDEMAPAVLYMLSNFTSTPVRNDFLPHLKPSLYNATRVVMSSSGQIRYLLWDYEKVWSLIWSDPRDGCSVYNTCGNFGSCNSQNGLVCKCLPGFKPTSPDNWNNGDYSAGCVRKSTICGNNAVSDTFLSLKMMKVGNPDSQFNAKSEMECKIECLNNCQCQAYSYEEVDITRKGGSSGSTCWIWSEDVRNLQEEYDTGQNLQVRVAVSDIESTSRNCETCGTNLIPYPLSTGPKCGDLAYYSFKCNTAMGQVSFEAPSGTYKVTSINPDTRKFVIQAKNADNCRNQNFLQLNQSSPFHVINKCNAESSELSSDFSFKGGHEVEISWDPPLEPLCSSYTDCKDWPRSTCNTTKEGMKRCLCTANSKWDSLSLNCTQEVGNGKKIGEQRKKTLALIVVVSFISVAVLAILSSTFIYAYLWRRRQLKRQESRESVQKNSVLHFYDSGRKVKSFIESGRSKDDDTEGFDVPFFDLESILVATNYFSNANKLGQGGFGPVYKGNLPGGQEIAVKRLSRCSGQGLEEFKNEVLLIAKLQHRNLVQLLGYCVEGDEKMLVYEYMANKSLDSFIFDRKLCVSLNWDMRFNIILGIARGLLYLHQDSRLRIIHRDLKTSNILLGEEMNPKISDFGLARIFGGNETSANTNRVVGTYGYMSPEYALDGLFSVKSDVFSFGVVVIEVISGKRNTGFFQQEKSLSLLGYAWHLWKEEKALDFLEQTLSQSCNQDEYLKCVNVGLLCVQEDPGDRPTMSQVVFMLGSETATIPIPKQPAFIVRRCPSRSSPPSSSSKPETFSNNELTITLEDGR; from the exons ATGGTGATCCAAAGCAAGATCAGGAAGTTAATCATCATTAGCTGGTCTGCTAATCACATGTTCTTCTGTATGTTCTTTCTCTACTCTTTCTTGTTATGCACTTGTTTTCTGTGTTGCATTGCTAAAGATACCATGACAATTGGCAGCTTGATTAGTGATGATCAAGGTGATACTATAGTTTCATCAAGAGAGAAATTCGAACTCGGGTTTTTTACTCCTAATGGAAGCTCTCAGAGTAGAAGATATGTTGGAATATGGTACTATGGATCGAATCCGAAAACAGTTGTGTGGGTTGCCAATAGGGACAAGCCGCTTTCAGATGCTCATGGTGTTTTTGGTATTGCAGAAGATGGAAACCTTAAGGTTTTGGATGGCGGCGGTAAAATGTACTGGTCTACAAGTCTTGAGAGATCATCTTCAGACAGGGCTGCGAAGCTCATGGACTCTGGGAATCTTGTTGTTGTGAGCAATGAAGATCAAGGGAGAATTCTTTGGCAGAGTTTCGAAAATCCAACCGACACATTTCTTCCTGGCatgaaaatgaatgaaaatttaGTACTTACTTCATGGACAAGTAATGTTGATCCTGCAACCGGGAATTTCACATTTCAGCAGGATAAAGAGGGAACGAACCAATTTGTTATCTGGAAAAGATCGGTGAGGTACTGGAAAAGCGAAGTTTCTGGAAACTTCATTAGTTCAGATGAGATGGCTCCTGCAGTTCTTTATATGCTATCAAATTTCACCTCTACCCCGGTCCGTAATGACTTTTTGCCACATCTCAAGCCATCTCTGTACAATGCTACGAGAGTAGTTATGAGTTCTTCGGGCCAAATTCGGTATCTCTTGTGGGATTATGAGAAGGTTTGGTCTTTGATCTGGTCAGATCCTAGAGATGGTTGCAGCGTGTATAATACATGCGGTAATTTTGGGAGTTGCAATAGCCAAAATGGTTTGGTTTGCAAGTGCTTACCTGGTTTTAAGCCTACTTCGCCGGATAATTGGAACAATGGAGATTATTCAGCTGGTTGTGTCAGGAAATCAACAATTTGCGGCAACAATGCTGTGAGTGACACGTTCTTGAGTTTAAAGATGATGAAGGTGGGAAACCCCGATTCGCAATTTAATGCCAAAAGTGAGATGGAATGCAAAATAGAGTGCCTTAACAACTGCCAGTGCCAAGCTTATTCATATGAGGAGGTTGACATCACACGAAAGGGTGGGAGTAGTGGTTCTACATGCTGGATTTGGTCAGAGGATGTTAGAAATCTTCAGGAGGAGTATGACACTGGCCAGAACCTCCAGGTTCGTGTAGCAGTTTCGGATATAG AATCAACATCAAGGAATTGCGAAACTTGTGGTACAAATCTGATCCCTTATCCCCTGAGCACTGGACCAAAATGTGGTGATCTTGCATACTATAGTTTTAAATGCAACACCGCCATGGGCCAGGTTAGCTTTGAGGCACCCAGTGGCACCTACAAAGTCACAAGCATCAATCCGGATACACGAAAATTTGTCATCCAAGCCAAAAATGCAGATAACTGCAGAAATCAAAATTTCCTACAGCTCAATCAATCATCTCCCTTTCATGTGATCAACAAGTGCAATGCTGAATCGTCCGAATTAAGTTCTGATTTCTCATTTAAAGGAGGACATGAAGTTGAAATTTCTTGGGATCCACCATTAGAACCACTTTGTTCTTCATATACTGACTGCAAGGACTGGCCCCGGTCTACTTGTAACACTACCAAAGAGGGGATGAAAAGGTGCCTCTGCACTGCGAACTCTAAATGGGATAGCTTGAGCTTGAATTGTACTCAAg AAGTTGGTAACGGTAAGAAAATTGGTGAGCAACGAAAAAAGACCTTGGCTCTAATAGTTGTAGTATCTTTTATAAGTGTAGCTGTTCTGGCTATTCTCTCAAGTACCTTCATTTATGCTTACTTATGGAGAAGAAGACAGCTCAAGCGACAAG AAAGCAGGGAAAGCGTTCAAAAGAATTCGGTGCTTCACTTTTATGACAGTGGGAGAAAAGTTAAAAGTTTTATCGAATCAGGCCGATCTAAAGATGATGATACAGAAGGCTTTGATGTACCATTTTTTGATTTGGAAAGTATACTGGTTGCTACAAATTACTTCTCCAATGCGAACAAACTTGGACAAGGCGGCTTTGGCCCTGTTTACAAG GGTAATCTTCCCGGGGGACAAGAAATCGCGGTCAAGAGGCTCTCAAGATGTTCGGGACAAGGCTTAGAGGAATTCAAGAATGAGGTTTTGTTGATTGCCAAACTCCAACATCGAAACCTGGTTCAACTTTTGGGCTATTGTGTCGAGGGAGATGAAAAGATGTTAGTCTATGAATATATGGCTAACAAAAGCTTGGACTCATTCATATTTG ATCGAAAACTATGTGTGTCGTTAAACTGGGATATGCGCTTCAATATCATTTTGGGAATTGCTCGGGGTCTGCTTTATCTTCACCAAGATTCTAGGTTAAGGATTATTCATAGAGACCTGAAAACCAGCAACATTCTTCTGGGCGAGGAGATGAATCCCAAAATCTCTGACTTTGGTTTGGCTAGGATCTTCGGAGGCAACGAAACTTCAGCAAACACCAACAGAGTAGTTGGAACATA TGGCTATATGTCTCCAGAGTATGCATTAGATGGATTATTTTCAGTAAAATCCGATGTTTTCAGCTTCGGTGTAGTTGTAATTGAGGTCATCAGTGGGAAAAGGAACACCGGGTTTTTTCAGCAGGAAAAATCTTTGAGTCTTCTAGGCTAT GCATGGCACTTGTGGAAAGAAGAGAAGGCATTGGATTTCCTCGAGCAGACACTGAGTCAAAGCTGCAACCAGGACGAGTACTTAAAATGTGTCAACGTAGGGCTCTTATGCGTCCAAGAAGACCCGGGTGATCGCCCAACCATGTCACAAGTAGTTTTCATGCTAGGCAGTGAAACTGCAACGATTCCAATCCCTAAACAACCTGCCTTTATTGTTAGGCGGTGCCCTTCTAGAAGTAGCCCACCTTCTTCCTCAAGCAAACCAGAAACATTTTCTAACAATGAGTTAACCATCACTTTAGAAGATGGTCGGTAG
- the LOC137709195 gene encoding G-type lectin S-receptor-like serine/threonine-protein kinase B120, with translation MGWILCVFMFLPSVCTSLYTLVPEESLGADQTLISYRGTFALGFFSPENSKKFFLGTWYNTIPKKPKVWVANRGSPLDSPGVLMLSADGNLVVLDGMTRKRVVWSSNASIPASAINATTAVMTDSGNLQLIFEQDILWQSFDHPSDTLLPSMKLSLNKITGQQACLTSWAALDDPQPGLFSVRIDPKLPSQLITWKGNATYWTSAICFGKDANPSFRNQSGEFFYVAHNFDAN, from the coding sequence ATGGGGTGGATCCTTTGTGTATTTATGTTTCTCCCATCTGTTTGTACAAGCCTATACACCTTGGTACCAGAAGAATCTCTCGGTGCAGACCAGACCTTGATTTCGTACAGGGGAACATTTGCATTAGGCTTCTTCAGTCCTGAAAATTCTAAGAAATTCTTCCTTGGAACATGGTACAACACAATCCCAAAGAAACCGAAAGTATGGGTTGCCAACAGAGGATCCCCACTTGATTCTCCGGGTGTTTTGATGCTTAGCGCTGATGGAAATCTTGTGGTGTTGGATGGGATGACTAGAAAACGAGTTGTCTGGTCGTCTAATGCGTCAATACCAGCTTCTGCAATTAATGCCACAACTGCTGTAATGACGGATAGTGGAAACCTTCAACTAATATTTGAACAAGACATTTTGTGGCAGAGCTTCGATCATCCCTCTGACACATTGTTGCCTAGTATGAAGCTTAGCCTGAACAAAATAACAGGTCAACAAGCGTGTCTTACATCGTGGGCAGCACTTGATGATCCACAACCCGGATTGTTCAGCGTACGCATTGATCCGAAACTTCCCAGCCAGCTAATTACCTGGAAGGGAAATGCTACATATTGGACAAGTGCTATTTGCTTCGGCAAGGATGCAAACCCATCCTTTAGAAATCAAAGTGGAGAATTCTTTTACGTTGCTCACAATTTTGATGCTAATTag